TCGTCGGTGAACTCGGGGTCCTCGCTCAACACCTGCCGGATCGAGACGCCGCGGTCGCCCAGGATCGAGGTGACCTCGGCGACGATCCCGGCCTCGTCGGCGGCGGCGACCTCGATGGTGAGGACCGTGAGATCCAAGACCGGCGCGAGGTCCATCAGGCTCGGGATCGACGAGATGTTGGTGAAGATGCGCTTCAGCTCCGGGTCGGCCAAGATCGCGTCGGTCGTCGAGTCCACCACGCGCCGGTCCACGTCGAGTTCGCGCGCGATGCCGGTGTAGGGGATCTCGATCCCGCCGGAGACGACGCGCCCCTCCTCGTTGACCGAGAACCCGCGCTCCAAGAACAGTCGGATGACGGCCTGTTGGCTCGGTGACCCCTCGAACTTCTCGAGGATCTCGTCGAACATTCGTCTCCCGATGCTCGCCGTGCGCTGTTAAATTGGCGGGTGCGCCGCGGAGCGCGGGGCGGCGAGCCGCGCATCGGCGACGCGGACCACTTCCGCCCCGCCACCCGACCGCTTTTGCCCGGTGACGCCGAACCCCACCCCGTGTCAGAGTCGTCGCATCTCCGGTTCTTCCCCTACGAGGAGCCGTACCCGAACCAGCGCGAGGCGATGGACAGGGTCGCCAACGCGTTAGACCGGGGGCAGGACGTGCTGTTCGAGGGCGCGCCCGGGACGGGGAAGACCCTCTCCGCGCTCGTGCCCGCGCTCGAACACGCCCGCGAGCACGACCGGACGGTCGTCATCACGACCAACGTCCACCAGCAGATGCGGCAGTTCGTCGAGGACGCCCGCGCCATCACCCGCGAGGAACCCATCCGCGCGGTCGTCTTCAAGGGGAAGTCGTCGATGTGCCACATCGACGTCGACTACCAGGAGTGTCAGACACTCCGGGACACGACCCGGGAGATGGTCGAGACCGAGAGCGAGGTGCGCGAACTGGAGTCGCGCCAGCGCGAGCTGCTCGCCGAGAGCCGCGAGGGCGACGCGAGCGCCGCCGAGGCCCGCGAGGCGATCATGGAGGAGTTAGACGAGCTGGAGGCCGAGGTCGACGAGTACGAGGCCGCGAACGTCTGCGAGCACTACCGCAACAACCTCACCCGCGACACGGAGGAGTTCTTCGGGTGGCTCTTCGAGGACGTCCGGACCCCCGAGGACGTGTACGCGTACGCCGACGAGCGCGAGCTGTGCGGCTACGAGCTGTTGAAGGAGGGGATGGAGGGCGTCGACCTGGTCGTCTGTAACTACCACCACCTGCTCGACCCGAACATCCGCGAGCAGTTCTTCCGCTGGATCGACCGCGACCCCTCGGAGATCGTCACCGTGTTCGACGAGGCGCACAACATCGAGGACGCCGCCCGCGACCACGCCACCCGGACGCTCACCGAGAACACCCTCGACGCCGCGCTCGACGAGGTGGCCGACAGCGACGACTCCCGGGCGGAGCCGGCCGGGAACGTCCTCCGCGCCTTCCGCGACGCCCTCGTCGAGACGTACGAGGACGGGCTCGGCTTCGGCGGCCCCGAGTCGGTCACCGAGAGCTGGGAGGACGTGTCGATCGCAAACGACGACCGCCGCGACGACCTCACGCTCGCGTTCCTCCGCAACTACGAGGGGAGGGGAATCGACACGGAGACCGAACTCGCCGTACAGCTCGGGCAGGCGATAGACGAGGAGTACGAGCGCCGCTACCGCGACGGGGAGGCGACGACCCGGTCGGAGTCGCAGACGCTCGCGGCCGCCCGGTTCGTCGCGACGTGGATCGAGGACGGCACCGAGTTCGGGCAGTACCCGGTGGTCTCGGTCCGCCGCGACGCCGGCACCGACGAGGTGTACGGCCGGGCGGAGCTGTACACCTGTATCCCGCGGAACGTCACCAGCGAGCTGTTCGACGAGGTGGCGGCCTCGGTCCTGATGAGCGCGACGCTGCGCCCGTTCGACGTGACCGAGGACGTGCTCGGGTTGGAGGATGTCGCGTCGATGGCCTACGAAATGGGCTACCCCGAGGCGAACCGCCGGACGTTCGCCGCCGACGTCCCGCCGCTCTTCGCCTCCGACCGCAACGACCCGGAGACGCAGGAGGCGGTGGCGTCGCTGCTCCGCGACGCGATCCGCTTCACGCCCGGCAACACGCTCGCCTTCTTCCCGTCGTACGCGGAGGCGGAGCGCTACCACGAACGCCTGACCGGTGCGAGCGACGGGGGCGGTAGGAGCGGTGCCGGACCGCGGAACGACGCCGACGGCCCCGCCGACCTCGGCCCGATCCACCTCGACGGTCCCGGCGAGGACGAGGAGCGGCTCCGCAGCGAGTTCGTCGCCGCCGACGACGCCGCGCTGTTCACCTCGCTGTGGGGGACGCTCGGCGAGGGGGTGAGCTTCGACGGCGACGACGCCCGCACGGTCGTCGTGGTCGGCGTCCCGTACCCGCACCTCTCGGACCGCACCGAGGCGGTCCAGGACGCCTACGACCGGGCGTTCGCCGACCGCGACCGCGCCCGCGACCCGGGGTGGACGTACGCGGTCGAGATCCCGACGATACGCAAGACCCGGCAGGCGCTCGGCCGGGTGATCCGCGGGCCCGAGGACTTCGGGGTCCGCATCCTCGCGGACCGCCGCTACACGACCGCCGACATGGGGAAGTACTCGGTCCGCTCCGCGTTCCCGCCGGAGGAGCGCGAGGAGCTGCTCGACGTCGACCCCGAGAAGCTGAAGTTCGCGATGCTCAACTTCTACCAGGACCACGACGCGTACGACGGGCCGCCGCCGTCGCCGTGAGTCCGGCGAGCGAGCGTCGACACGGGCGAGTTCACCCCGGCATCGACGCGAGCAGGACGGAGACCAGAATCAGGACGCCGGCGAGCAGCGTCGTGACCACGGCGTGGATGAGCGTCATCCCGGCCACGACCCGCCGCGGCTCCTCGTAGCTCCACCAGAACATCGTCCCGTCGACGAGGAGCCCCGCGAGGAGGATGAGCGCCGCGGGGAGTTCGAACGCGTTCCCGACGACGCTGATCACCGCCGGGAGCGGGCCGACGTAGAGGGCGCGGCGCGGGTCGACGTCGCCGAGGACGTTCCGGGCCGCGACGTGCGCCGTCACGGAGAGGAACAGCGCCAACAGGACGGTCGTCCCGAGCACGGACACCGGCGTCACCGTCTGTAAGAGCATGGTCGGTCTACGGGACGAGGGGTAAAAGTGGCCGCGGAACGCGGCCGCGGTGCCGCCGTTTCCGGTCCGCCGCGTCCCGGCGTCTATCCCGCCGGCGTCGTCGTCTCGGGACCGCCGTCAGTCCAACAGTCCCAGTCCGTTCAGCTCCTCGACGATCACGTCGACGGCGGCCTCGGCGTCGGCCGGGCTGGTGCCGCCCGTGACGACCACTTTGCCGCTGCCGAACAGGAGGGCGACGACCTCCGGCTCGTCGAGCCGGTAGACGAGGCCGGGGAACTGCTCCGGCTCGTACTCGATGTGTTCCAACCCGAGGCCGATCGCGATCGCGTTCAGGTTCAGGCTCTTCCCGAGGTCGGCCGACGTGACGATGTTCTGGACGGTTATCTCCGGGTCCTCGATCGGGATCTGGAGGGCGCGCAGCTCCTCGAACACGATGTCGAGGCTCCCGTGGACCGCCTCGATCGAGTTCGCGCCGGTGCAGACGATCTTCCCCGACCGGAAGATCAGGGCCGCCGACTTCGGGTCCGCGGTGCGGTAGACGAGGCCGGGGAACTGCTCGGGGTCGTAGTCCGCGCCTTCGAGGTCCATCGCGACGCTCTGGAGATCGAGCTCCTGTCCGATCCCCGTGGAGGCAACGACGTTCTCTACGGTGATCGTCTCCTTCGGATCGGCCGTCATTACATCCTTTCTCGCCCGAACGCCGTAAAAAGGTGGCTGGTCGGAACCGCCACGCTATTCCCCTCGCCGCGCGGAGCCGTCGGCGTGTACTGGCTCGAACTCGCCGGCGAGACCGACGCCTTCGCCGCCCGCGAGGCCGCGACCGCCGCGACCGCCGTCGACCTCGTCGCGCCGGGGATCGCGCGCGCCGGCGGGATCGACCCCTCTCGGGTCCGCCGACTCGCGTACACCCGCGCCGCACACGAGACGCTCGCCCGGACCGACGCCGACCTCGACGCCGCGGTCGCCGCGCTCCGCGCGGCGTCGATCGACCGGTCGGGGAGCGTCGCGGTCCGCGCCCGGAACGTCCGGGGCACCGCCGGCGTCTCGACGGCGGCCGCGGAGCGCGCGCTCGGCGGCGTCCTCGTCGACCGCGGGTTCGACGTCGACCTCGACGACCCCGACCACGTCCTCCGCGCCCTCTTTTCCGCCGGCCCGCGCGCCGACCACGACGCGGTGACCGGGGCCGACGGCGGCGACGCCGACGTCTGCGCGCTCGGCTGGGTCGCCGCCGAGGCGACCCGCGACTTCGCGCCCGATCCCACGGACCGCCCGTTCTTCCAGCCGGGGAGCATGGCTCCGGCGGACGCCCGCGCCTACGCCAACCTCGCGGGCGCGGCCCCCGGCCGGACCCTGCTCGACCCGATGTGCGGCACCGGGGGGCTCCCCCTGGAGGCCGGCCTCGTCGGCGCGGACGCGGTCGCCTGCGACGCGCAGGCGAAGATGGTCCGCGGCGCGCGCGAGAACCTCCGGGAGTACGTGGGCGACCCCGCCGCCGGACCGCCGGACTGGCACGTCGCCCGCGGCGACGCGACCGCGCTCCCGCTCCCGGACGACGCCGTCGACGGGGTCGCGTTCGACGCCCCCTACGGCCGGCAGTCGAAGATCGCGCGCCACGAGCTGGCGGACCTCGTCGCGGGCGCGCTCGCCGAGGCCGCCCGCGTCGCGCCGCGCGCGGTGCTGGTCGCCGACCGCGACTGGCGCGGTCCCGCCCGCGAGGCGGGCTGGACCGTCGACGCCGCGTTCGAGCGCCGCGTCCACCGGTCGCTGACGCGGTACGTGTTGGTGTTACATCGAGGGGACCCGGGCGAGGTCCGGCGGAACGCGACCGAGATCGCGGCGGACCGAGAGTGAACGACCGATCGCCGGAATCGACCCCATCGGGCGCTCGTGCGACAAGTTTCAGTTTCGCCTCGGCTCCGGGCAACGGTTAAGTGCGCGGCCTCTCGTGGTACTCGCATGACCGGGGACGCCGGAGACATGCTCTCGTGGGACGAGTCCGTGTTCCGCGACGAGTCGGTGTTCGAGATCGACCACGTCCCCGAGACCTTCCGCCACCGCGAGAGCCAGCTGGAGAACCTCAAGTACGCGCTCCGCCCCGCGGTCCGCGGATCCCGCCCGCTCAACACGATGGTCCGCGGCCCGCCCGGGACCGGCAAGACCACGGCGGTCCAGAAGCTGTTCGGCGAGCTGGGCGCGCGCACCGAGGTGCGGACGGTCCGGGTCAACTGTCAGGTCGACTCGACGCGCTACGCGGTGTTCTCCCGGCTGTTCGAGGGGATATTCGAGTACGAACCCCCCTCCTCGGGCATCTCCTTCAAGAAGCTGTTCGGCCAGATCACCGACCGGCTCGTCGAGGAGGACGAGGTCTTGGTCGTCGCCCTAGACGACGTGAACTACCTCTTCTACGAGAACGAGGCCTC
This genomic stretch from Halorubrum hochsteinianum harbors:
- a CDS encoding amino acid-binding ACT domain protein — its product is MFDEILEKFEGSPSQQAVIRLFLERGFSVNEEGRVVSGGIEIPYTGIARELDVDRRVVDSTTDAILADPELKRIFTNISSIPSLMDLAPVLDLTVLTIEVAAADEAGIVAEVTSILGDRGVSIRQVLSEDPEFTDDPKLYVITDAELPGDLLVEIRDLDYVRRVGF
- a CDS encoding ATP-dependent DNA helicase, with the translated sequence MSESSHLRFFPYEEPYPNQREAMDRVANALDRGQDVLFEGAPGTGKTLSALVPALEHAREHDRTVVITTNVHQQMRQFVEDARAITREEPIRAVVFKGKSSMCHIDVDYQECQTLRDTTREMVETESEVRELESRQRELLAESREGDASAAEAREAIMEELDELEAEVDEYEAANVCEHYRNNLTRDTEEFFGWLFEDVRTPEDVYAYADERELCGYELLKEGMEGVDLVVCNYHHLLDPNIREQFFRWIDRDPSEIVTVFDEAHNIEDAARDHATRTLTENTLDAALDEVADSDDSRAEPAGNVLRAFRDALVETYEDGLGFGGPESVTESWEDVSIANDDRRDDLTLAFLRNYEGRGIDTETELAVQLGQAIDEEYERRYRDGEATTRSESQTLAAARFVATWIEDGTEFGQYPVVSVRRDAGTDEVYGRAELYTCIPRNVTSELFDEVAASVLMSATLRPFDVTEDVLGLEDVASMAYEMGYPEANRRTFAADVPPLFASDRNDPETQEAVASLLRDAIRFTPGNTLAFFPSYAEAERYHERLTGASDGGGRSGAGPRNDADGPADLGPIHLDGPGEDEERLRSEFVAADDAALFTSLWGTLGEGVSFDGDDARTVVVVGVPYPHLSDRTEAVQDAYDRAFADRDRARDPGWTYAVEIPTIRKTRQALGRVIRGPEDFGVRILADRRYTTADMGKYSVRSAFPPEEREELLDVDPEKLKFAMLNFYQDHDAYDGPPPSP
- a CDS encoding DUF7473 family protein, with translation MLLQTVTPVSVLGTTVLLALFLSVTAHVAARNVLGDVDPRRALYVGPLPAVISVVGNAFELPAALILLAGLLVDGTMFWWSYEEPRRVVAGMTLIHAVVTTLLAGVLILVSVLLASMPG
- a CDS encoding TATA-box-binding protein — encoded protein: MTADPKETITVENVVASTGIGQELDLQSVAMDLEGADYDPEQFPGLVYRTADPKSAALIFRSGKIVCTGANSIEAVHGSLDIVFEELRALQIPIEDPEITVQNIVTSADLGKSLNLNAIAIGLGLEHIEYEPEQFPGLVYRLDEPEVVALLFGSGKVVVTGGTSPADAEAAVDVIVEELNGLGLLD
- a CDS encoding methyltransferase domain-containing protein codes for the protein MYWLELAGETDAFAAREAATAATAVDLVAPGIARAGGIDPSRVRRLAYTRAAHETLARTDADLDAAVAALRAASIDRSGSVAVRARNVRGTAGVSTAAAERALGGVLVDRGFDVDLDDPDHVLRALFSAGPRADHDAVTGADGGDADVCALGWVAAEATRDFAPDPTDRPFFQPGSMAPADARAYANLAGAAPGRTLLDPMCGTGGLPLEAGLVGADAVACDAQAKMVRGARENLREYVGDPAAGPPDWHVARGDATALPLPDDAVDGVAFDAPYGRQSKIARHELADLVAGALAEAARVAPRAVLVADRDWRGPAREAGWTVDAAFERRVHRSLTRYVLVLHRGDPGEVRRNATEIAADRE